A genomic window from Quercus lobata isolate SW786 chromosome 10, ValleyOak3.0 Primary Assembly, whole genome shotgun sequence includes:
- the LOC115965405 gene encoding uncharacterized protein LOC115965405, with the protein MKKLYRRGTVHPSPPITSDHLSFLPATILTLTVALSPEDREVLAYLLSSSCSNYSSVTVNFNGSPQQQQQQRNRVVAKRGSLNSDHPPQFNCNCFRCYTSYWVRWDESPNRQVIHEIIDAFEAELAQSKSGKGNRKERRNGKRGCHSGSSELKRLESSSGKNELSESDSVGAHHEGGGNNNGGEGFVGGGGVDGEEGLDKGSVRKLVSFIGERIWGVWNQ; encoded by the coding sequence ATGAAGAAACTGTATCGCAGAGGCACAGTTCATCCGTCACCACCAATCACATCCGACCACCTGTCCTTCCTTCCCGCCACCATACTAACCTTAACGGTGGCTCTTTCTCCTGAAGACCGTGAAGTCCTCGCTtatcttctctcttcctcttgctCCAACTACTCCTCCGTCACCGTTAACTTTAACGGCTCACctcaacagcaacagcaacagcgTAACAGGGTTGTCGCTAAACGTGGCAGTTTGAACTCCGATCACCCGCCGCAGTTCAACTGTAACTGTTTCCGTTGCTACACGAGTTACTGGGTCAGATGGGACGAGTCGCCGAATCGCCAAGTGATTCACGAAATCATCGACGCGTTCGAGGCCGAGTTGGCTCAGAGCAAGAGCGGCAAAGGGAATAGGAAGGAGAGGAGGAATGGTAAGAGAGGGTGTCATAGTGGGTCGAGCGAGTTGAAGCGGTTGGAATCGAGTTCGGGTAAGAACGAGTTGAGCGAGTCGGACTCGGTGGGTGCTCATCATGAGGGTGGTGGTAATAATAATGGTGGTGAAGGTTTTGTTGGGGGTGGTGGAGTTGATGGAGAGGAAGGGTTGGATAAAGGGTCTGTGAGAAAGCTTGTGAGTTTTATTGGGGAGAGGATTTGGGGTGTTTGGAATCAATGA